GCCCTGGTGCAACAGTTTGGACATCCTCATGCCGCCTCCGCCATGGCTTGCTTGTAGACCGGACCCACCCCCGAACCCCTCATGCTGGACTCCTTTGTGCGCCGCCACTGTACCGCAGCGCGGGCTGGCGATAATCGGCACCCACCATGATCGACCTCCCCTCTCTTGTACAGCTTCCCCCGGGCCTCGTCGCCATCACTGGCGCGGAAGGCAGCGGTAAAACCCATTACTTACGCCACCTGGGTGCAGGCGGTGCGCAGGGGCTGGACCTGGCCTTGCCCGGCCAGGATGGCCAGACGCCGCAAGCAATCTGGGACGCGCTGCAACACCGCAGCCCGCAATGGGATGCCGCGCTGCACCAGCAGTTGGTAGAGAGCTTGCTGCTGCAGCCCCACCTGGGCAAGCAGCTGTACATGCTGTCCGCAGGCAGCCGGCGCAAGGTCGCGCTGGCGGGTTTACTGGCCTGCGGGGCGGTGGTGACCTGCCTGGACCAGCCCTACGCCGCGCTGGACGGGGCTTCGATCCGGGTCGTCAACGACTATCTGGCAAGGGGTGCCGACCACCCCACCCGCACCTGGGTGGTGGCCGACTACGAGGCCCACCCGCAGCTGCCTTGGCGGCAGGTGGTTTTACTGGATGGCAGCCGCTGAACGGGTCGCTATTATTTCAGTAGCTGCTCACGCCCATGGAATAAGCGTGAACAGCCTGAAAGGCTTATAAACCTCAATACGCGTGACCCAGCTGGCCCAGGATGGCCGGGTTCTCCAGCGTGGAGGTGTCTTGCGTCACCGCCTCGCCCTTGGCCAGGTTGCGCAGCAGGCGGCGCATGATCTTGCCGCTGCGGGTCTTGGGCAGGTTTTCGCCGAAGCGGATGTCCTTGGGCTTGGCGATGGGGCCAATTTCCTTGGCCACCCAGGCACGCAGCTCGTTGGCGATCTTCTTGGCTTCGTCGCCGGTGGGGCAGCCGCGCTTCAAGACCACAAAGGCGCAGATGGCCTCGCCGGTCAGGTCGTCGGGACGGCCCACCACGGCGGCTTCGGCCACCAGGGAGGTGTGCGATACCAGGGCGGATTCAATCTCCATGGTGCCCATGCGGTGGCCGGACACGTTCAGCACATCGTCGATACGGCCGGTGATACGGAAGTAGCCACGGTCTTCGCTGCGCACCGCGCCGTCGCCGGCCAGGTAGATGGTGCCGCCCATTTCTTCGGGGAAGTAGCTCTTCTTGAAGCGGTCGGGGTCGTTCCAGATGGTGCGGATCATGCTGGGCCAGGGGCGCTTGACCACCAGCAAACCGCCGGTGCCGTTGGGCAGATCGTTGCCGACCTCGTCGACGATGGCGGCCATGATGCCGGGCAGCGGCAGCGTGCAGCTACCGGGCACCAGCGGCGTGGCACCGGGCATGGGCGACATCATGTGGCCGCCGGTTTCGGTCTGCCAGAAGGTGTCCACGATGGGGCAACGCTCGTGGCCGACGTTCTTGTAGTACCACATCCAGGCTTCGGGATTGATGGGCTCGCCCACCGAACCCAGGATGCGCAGGCTGTCCAGGTTCGAGCGGTCGGGGTGGACCTTTTCGTCGGCCTCGGCGGCCTTGATCAGCGAACGGATGGCGGTGGGCGCGGTGTAGAAAATCGTGCACTTGTGGCGCTCGATCATCTGCCAGAAGCGCCCGGCGTTCGGGTAGGTGGGGATGCCTTCAAAGATGATTTGCGTGGCACCTGCTGCCAGCGGGCCGTAGGCCACGTAGGTGTGGCCGGTGATCCAGCCGATGTCGGCGGTGCACCAGAACACATCGTCTGGCTTCAGATCGAAGGTCCAGTCCATCGTCAGCTTGGCCCACAGCAGATAGCCGCCGGTGCTGTGCTGCACACCCTTGGGTTTGCCGGTGGAGCCGGAGGTATAGAGGATGAACAGCGGGTGTTCGGCACCCACGGGCACCGGCGGGCAGTCGGTGCTTTGGCCGGCGGTGGCCTGGGCAAAGGTCTGGTCGCGACCGGCGACCATGGCGCAGGCGGTGGCGGTGCGCTCGTACACAAACACGTTCTTGATCGACTCGCAGCCGCCCATGGCGATGCCTTCATCGACGATGGCTTTGAGTGGCAGCTCTTTGCCACCGCGCATCTGGTAGTTGGCGGTGACCACGGCCACGGCACCGGCATCGATGATGCGTTCGTTCAGGGCCTTGGACGAGAAGCCGCCGAACACCACGCTGTGGGTGGCACCGATGCGGGCGCAGGCCTGCATGGCGATCACGCCTTCGAGCGTCATGGGCATGTAGACCAGCACGCGGTCGCCCTTTTGGATGCCTGCGGCCTTGAGGGCGTTGGCAAACTGGCTGACCTGTGTGAGTAACTCTTTGTAAGTGGTCTTTTTGACCGTGCCGTCGTCGGCTTCGAAGATCACCGCCGTCTTGTTTTCGGTCGGCGTGCCCATGTGCTTGTCCAGGCAGTTGGCCGAGGCATTGAGCTCGCCGTCGGCAAACCACTGGTAGAACGGCGCATTGGACTCGTCCAGGGTCTGGGTGAAGGGCTTGTTCCACAGCACGTTTTCGCGTGCCAGACGGGCCCAGAAGCCTTCGAAGTCGCTGGCCGCCTCGGCGCACAGGGCGTTGTAGCCGTCCATGCCACTGATGCGGGCCGATTTTTGCATCGCCTCGCTGGGGGGGAACACGCGGTTTTCAATCAACACGGACTCGATGGCAGAACTCATGGGTTTGTCTCCTCAATGGGTGGATTAGTGAACGGTATTAATGTCGGCCCTGGCTCTTACGTATTGCTGACTTAGAAAAACAGTACAAACCCTGATCCTACAATCCTGCTTTGCAATTAACGCCCCCAAACCCCAAAAATGTCCGAATCCAGCCCGCCAAAATCCAAGCCGCTCAGCCCCTTGCCCCGTTTCATTTTTGCGAGCCGTTGGCTGCAGTTGCCGCTGTATCTGGGCCTGATTGCGGCCCAGGCGGTGTATGTGGTGCACTTTCTGGTGGAGCTGCTGCATTTGGTGGAGGCGGCTTTTGGCAGCCAGACGGCGCTGGAGGCCCTGGTCCACAGCATTGGCTACAAAGACGCGGTGGTGCCCAGCGCGCTCAATGAGACCATCATCATGCTGGTGGTGCTGGCGCTGATCGACGTGGTGATGATCTCCAACCTGCTGATCATGGTGATCGTGGGCGGCTACGAGACCTTTGTGAGCCGCATGGACCTGGAAGGCCACCCCGACCAGCCCGAATGGCTGAGCCATGTGAACGCCTCGGTGCTGAAGGTCAAGCTGGCCATGGCCATCATCGGCATCTCGTCCATCCACCTGCTGAAGACCTTCATCAACGCGGCCAACTACGATGCCAAGGTGCTGATCGCGCAGACCGGCATCCACGTGGTGTTCCTGCTCAGCGCACTGGCCATCGCCTACACCGACAAGCTGCTGACCGCCACCTACAACGCAGCGCGGCACGACTAGTCACACAGCGCCGGGCGCCGGGTGGATGCGCCGCCGCTCGGGCCGCGGCTTGCGGTCTTGCAGCCATGGCACAAAGGCCTCGGCCGGCATCGGACGCGCAAAGTAGTAGCCTTGCAGCTCGTCGCAGGCCAGGGCCTTGAGCTGGCCCGCCTCCTCGGCCAGTTCCACCCCTTCGGCCACCACCTTCAGGCCCAGCGTGTGGCCCAGGGCGATGATGGCGCGGATGATGGCCAGGTCGGTCGGGTCGG
This sequence is a window from Rhodoferax sp. WC2427. Protein-coding genes within it:
- the acs gene encoding acetate--CoA ligase translates to MSSAIESVLIENRVFPPSEAMQKSARISGMDGYNALCAEAASDFEGFWARLARENVLWNKPFTQTLDESNAPFYQWFADGELNASANCLDKHMGTPTENKTAVIFEADDGTVKKTTYKELLTQVSQFANALKAAGIQKGDRVLVYMPMTLEGVIAMQACARIGATHSVVFGGFSSKALNERIIDAGAVAVVTANYQMRGGKELPLKAIVDEGIAMGGCESIKNVFVYERTATACAMVAGRDQTFAQATAGQSTDCPPVPVGAEHPLFILYTSGSTGKPKGVQHSTGGYLLWAKLTMDWTFDLKPDDVFWCTADIGWITGHTYVAYGPLAAGATQIIFEGIPTYPNAGRFWQMIERHKCTIFYTAPTAIRSLIKAAEADEKVHPDRSNLDSLRILGSVGEPINPEAWMWYYKNVGHERCPIVDTFWQTETGGHMMSPMPGATPLVPGSCTLPLPGIMAAIVDEVGNDLPNGTGGLLVVKRPWPSMIRTIWNDPDRFKKSYFPEEMGGTIYLAGDGAVRSEDRGYFRITGRIDDVLNVSGHRMGTMEIESALVSHTSLVAEAAVVGRPDDLTGEAICAFVVLKRGCPTGDEAKKIANELRAWVAKEIGPIAKPKDIRFGENLPKTRSGKIMRRLLRNLAKGEAVTQDTSTLENPAILGQLGHAY
- a CDS encoding YqhA family protein — encoded protein: MSESSPPKSKPLSPLPRFIFASRWLQLPLYLGLIAAQAVYVVHFLVELLHLVEAAFGSQTALEALVHSIGYKDAVVPSALNETIIMLVVLALIDVVMISNLLIMVIVGGYETFVSRMDLEGHPDQPEWLSHVNASVLKVKLAMAIIGISSIHLLKTFINAANYDAKVLIAQTGIHVVFLLSALAIAYTDKLLTATYNAARHD